A genomic segment from Triticum dicoccoides isolate Atlit2015 ecotype Zavitan chromosome 1A, WEW_v2.0, whole genome shotgun sequence encodes:
- the LOC119355813 gene encoding uncharacterized protein LOC119355813, giving the protein MAEVMEVGGGVWSVDGTGCCGDLAPLISHIAAATHPDPIPPLVSLPNLVAGGLSPSSPHPSHLVPISLPHDVDRLGAKPKSPKPNPLRLPSSSILWPLPPLIPLATGFLAGDLAALLPHRCRPYPLALSHLLPLPLVVTRLGAKSATYHHRLVVNCSRSPSSPPSCFLRARASLFSADLRRSPSPTARGTGRCTRSAWKPAARMPLTTRSSTSFTTGMASSTLRSPLAPGPIPSGFCANWLL; this is encoded by the exons ATCTCGCTCCCCTCAtctcccacatcgccgccgccacccaccccgACCCCatccctcccctcgtctccctcccaaACCTTGTCGCCGgtggcctctccccctcctctccgcATCCCTCCCACCTCGTCCCCATCTCTCTCCCACACGACGTTGACAGACTAGGAGCAAAACCAAAATCCCCCAAGCCCAACCCACTTCGTCTGCCCTCTTCCTCGATCCTGTGGCCGCTGCCGCCCCTCATTCCACTAGCGACGGGCTTCCTCGCCGGTGACCTCGCTGCCCTTCTCCCGCACCGCTGCCGCCCCTACCCTCTCGCCCTTTCCCACCTTCTCCCTCTTCCCTTGGTCGTTACGCGACTTGGAGCAAAATCCGCGACGTACCACCACCGGCTCGTCGTTAACTGCTCCCGCAGCCCCTCCTCTCCCCCATCCTGCTTCCTTCGAGCCCGCGCCTCACTCTTCTCTGCTGATCTGCGCAGGTCTCCTTCGCCTACGGCGAGAG GGACGGGGCGCTGTACGCGCTCGGCATGGAAGCCTGCGGCGCGGATGCCGTTGACGACAAGGAGCTCCACCTCGTTCACCACAGGGATGGCCAGCTCCACATTAAGGTCCCCCCTCGCCCCTGGTCCGATCCCCTCTGGTTTTTGTGCGAATTGGTTGCTGTGA